gatctattatttggtcacattggcccttgacctattccatttggtgaaatttcactcaatttgtatgaatacttaacggaatcgttatctcataagtaacgatattttgacacttaaacttgaaacgtgatatttcttaaagtttttttccacattatgtggaaataattaattagattacaaaaaagaaaaaaacaaaaaacaaatcctaaactaaaatctattaagttcaagtgtcaaaatatcgttacttatcaatgagataatgattcggttaagtttgaatccaaattgggtgaaagttcaccaatttggtatagatcaggggccaaatgacaaaattttggatagatcaggggTCAAATAGTGCTTTAAGTCTTCTTTGAATTGTATATGTATAGCAAGACCACGGTCAAATTGGTCAATGTCATTTTTAGCccctttattttttcttttgttcaCAAATTCCTCTTCACATCCCAAAATTTTCCTATAAATACCATGCATAGGCATAGGTTTTGTGCATCCAACCATTTGACACTTAATTGCTAATTTGATAGGGCTTTTGAGTGTTATTTTCTCTGTGTCATTTATTCTATTGTTCTCTTTTAATTTTGGTGTCAATTTATTTACCCAAATTACATATTTTGTTCCGGTGCGGTTTTTTGGGAGGAAGTCAACGGAGGTGAATAagagtaatggaaggttaaacATCACATTAACCTTGTTTGAGAGTTGTTTTTGGAGAGTAAATGAAGGCTAATAGAAGTTAAACTCTTACTTCCTTTAACCTTCAAATTGGGGTTAATAGAAGTAACGAAAAGTTCATTAAAAATTTTTTATCTCTCCAGAGCAAATTTAACTTTCCTTCCGCATATTTGAACTCCCAAACGAAGCTAAACTTTTACATCACTTCCCTCTCTTTTCCATTACCCCGTTTAACTCATCCTCCGGTAACCTCCGAACTCCCAAACAAACGCTAACAGTATAAAATGGCAGTATTAAAACAAAGGAGTCTACCACATGAATACCATGGTTGCGGAGATGTCTTACCAGTTGAGGTGTGCGAATAATGGATTGAACATCTCTATAACTGTTACGATTTGTTGACTTTGCAGATGGGATGCACGGTCTCGTTGGCCGAGCTTTTGGCTTGCTAATTTTATGAAACTCGCCACCACTAGCTGCCCAAGATAGAAGCAAAAGATATGAGCTTTATACAACTTGCTAATGGATGCAATGTTCAAACTAAAGCAGTTGTTGTCATTGAGATAAGCATACAGAAATCATGGTATTTCTCTCCAATGTCAGAGCCACTGCTGGTATCAAAATCATTATCTTCATCTAGTTCATTCCCTGTTGGATGTTCCAACACACTCAATGCATTCCTTTGCAATTTTACTTCAACACCATTTTTCAGGACCTTCCATGTCAAAGCATTGAGATTTCATCAGTACGCAAATAATGTTCATAGAATATTAGGATAAGGCAGTGAAAGAATAAAGACAAAGTAACAAGGAAGTCATGATCATAAACTTTTACAATTTCTCACAACACATTTCCAACAAATCAAGCGACCATTTAAACCAAAAGCTTAAACTGATAATTAAGGTCCAAGAATAGCCTTTATTATCATCCCTAAAACGCCATATCACGTGAATGCCCCTGGGCTTGAAGGGTGTACAACATAGACCCATATTGCTGCGTTGAAACTCCATCAATACATGGAATTGCTAAGGCAGCTGTTAAGAAACCAGTTTGCTTCATTCTTTACAGGAAACTTGTCTTTCCTGCTAAACCACAATTGTCGACAAGAAAACAAATATTTGACAATTGGCAAGTattttctttgaaggagtcaaCTGGCAAAAATCTTCAATAGAAGCTTTattaaacatatatctttgCACGTGACAAGAATAAATGCACTGACTCACATAGCTGTAACTTGACCAATTTCTTTTTTGAAATTGACCGTGCAGCTAAAGATGTCAACCAACCAGATCTTGTTCAATATTGGGGCTTAAGATCTAAAATCTCCATAAAAAGCGACCCTTTACTACATTTTACCCCAAAGTCTAAAGACTAATTAGGACAATGAAACCttaccaaaataaaaaaataggatAATGAAAGAACCAATAGCATTAGGCTCCTCTCAAGCTCACGTCATGTTTAATAAATCTCAAACATTGATTTTGCATTGAATAGATGTATTGAGGATCCAAATCCAAATAACACAAGTCTTCCTAcgaattataaaataaaaaaattatcataaTCCCCTAGAAAAGAAAACTACCGAATTCTAAAATAAGAATATGATCACAATTGGAAAGTTATAAGAGCATGAAAAAACGGTGTGTTGCAGTAAAAAGTTTAACTACGGTGACAAATATGATAAGTAAAAATACCAGCCAATGCCAGCCGCCAAGGCCAACAGCCTTCTTGACTACGCCTTGTAAACCAACCAAAACGGATTTTGTTCTGTTGTTTCCGGTGACAATAACTTTGGTGTGCCTAGGAAGCACAGAGAGCTCTTCATCACCACTTTCCTCTCGAAAAGGAGAAAGGATTCGAGAAGAAAATAGCTCAGTCTCAAGCATCTTCTTTTATCCTTAATTTTGATGACAATCAACCAACCAAAACAGCCTTATTGAATGTACCTAGAACCCAAAACCTCTAATTTTCGCAGAAAACCCCATTAAATGTTAGCGAGAGATGGAACAGAGCTTCTCAATTATTGGATGTCTATCCAAATCTGACACAACCTCATGCCGCAGAAAATTCCAAGCCCTTGTTATAGTCTCTGAGAGATAAATAAAGAAAGCTATGAATTCCACAAATTTATTAGTATAAATTAAATTCAAACATAGAACTGGTAAGGAAACTTTGATGAAGCAATCACCAAGTCACGGACTAAGATTGGACTCAATAAATGATCCACTGTTTGATTCAGATAAAAAGAATGCTCctcattaatcaaattaaacagTATGTTTATTTGTCAATCTTAATCAAACTTTCAATTATGATCATAAACTAATCAAAGAGTtggtatataatttattaaataatcaAATCCAGGAAATTTTGAAACTGTCATTagctaaaaaaaacaaattcaaaatTTGAATATCTCAAATTCCATTGTTATTATtgcaaaaaataaacaaaagtggtagtctaattgaaaaaacaacatttttaataaaattcagAGATATCAAGATTCAACAATGAAGAGTtcgaaaggaaaaaaacaaaaacaaaagagaagAGTTTCTGATTAATAGTACTCATCTTTGCTCTCAATTATGCTTAATAAAGCTTAATCCACGCATAACAGCTCAAAACATATCCATTAAAAAGCTTAATTGAACTCAATGCTTCGCTAAAGACgattgaagaagaaaaacagaattTAAATGAGAATCAAATTGACTAAATTAC
The DNA window shown above is from Euphorbia lathyris chromosome 1, ddEupLath1.1, whole genome shotgun sequence and carries:
- the LOC136210832 gene encoding uncharacterized protein, with the protein product MLETELFSSRILSPFREESGDEELSVLPRHTKVIVTGNNRTKSVLVGLQGVVKKAVGLGGWHWLVLKNGVEVKLQRNALSVLEHPTGNELDEDNDFDTSSGSDIGEKYHDFSSGGEFHKISKPKARPTRPCIPSAKSTNRNSYRDVQSIIRTPQLRGHLENLGTDSLRRYCKHYNIANIHPDSSREQLLNAAQRHFASQPPLDEMRVIAEFCHSAKRQKQAETDRETKPRVGLKQAEMDRETKPRVGLKQAETDRETKPRVGLKQAETDRETKPRVGLKHADMDKETKPRVGR